The genomic stretch GTACACCCATGATTTTCGCCTGAACCGTTACTCGATCCCCATCTTTTACCTCTGTTAAAGAACGCAGACGGTAATCCTCATACCGGAAAGGATAATATTCAAGCAAATCTTTCACTGTATAAATGCCAAAGGCGTGAAGCTCTTCTTCTTTAAGAGCACTCACGCCGCTAACTTGCTTCACCGATGTTTCTTCTAACAACATAAAGCATCCCTCATTTTATGCCGGCCATACAAAAATAGCAATCGTTCCAAAACCTACGTGGCTGCCAATAACAGCACCAATGTTCGGATAAACCACTTCACCGAGTTCAAACCGAGTTTCAATCAGTGAGATAAAAGTTTCAGCCGAGGCAGGATTGGCTGTATGACCGACAGCAATATTAATTCGTTGACCCGCAAAGTCTTGTTCAAACATTTGAATGATGCGTTCCATTGCTTTTTTCTGGCCTCTAATCTTCTCGACAGCGTAGATAATTCCCTCATTGTCTATCGATAGAACAGGCTTAATATTAAGCAAGGTTCCAAGCACAGCTGAAGCTTTACCGATTCGTCCGCCTTTTTGCAAATATTCTAAGGTATCCACTAAGAAGTACAGTTTACGCTGCTCATGAAGCTTTAGTACAGCGGCTTCGATCTCCTCTGCATTCTTTCCCGCCTGTGCCAGCTGTGCAGCATGTAAAGCGAGCAGTCCATACCCATAGCTGGCAGATTTAGAATCAATAACCGTAATCTCTGCCGTCTGCTCATCTTCGAGCATCGATTTACCAAGCAGTGCAGATTGATATGTTCCGCTCATACCTGAAGATAAGTGAATCGAAACAATCTGGCTGCCTGGATGATCATTCAGAATTTGGCTGTACACATTCATAAACTCGACTGGTGAAGGCTGAGAAGTGGTAGGCAATACCTTAGCTTTCCCAAGTTTCTCATAAAACGTAGCAGGACTGAGTTCAATCCCATCGAGATATGTTTCCTGATCAAATACGACTCGAAGCGGAACCACATGAATCTGATACTTCGCAACAAGTTCATCAGGAATATCCGCAGTACTATCCGTAACAATGAAAACTTGGCTCATGAAAAAGGACCCCCTTATTTATGATCAAGCTTCAACCGAGAAGAGATAGGCATAGATTGGCTGACCGCCTTCGTGTACTTCAATCTCTGCATTTGGATATTCAGCAGCAAGCCATGATGCTAGACGCTCTGTATCTGCCTCATCGGCTTCTTCACCTGACAGTATTGTAATTACTTCATCACCGCTCTCAATCAT from Paenibacillus polygoni encodes the following:
- a CDS encoding DegV family protein, producing the protein MSQVFIVTDSTADIPDELVAKYQIHVVPLRVVFDQETYLDGIELSPATFYEKLGKAKVLPTTSQPSPVEFMNVYSQILNDHPGSQIVSIHLSSGMSGTYQSALLGKSMLEDEQTAEITVIDSKSASYGYGLLALHAAQLAQAGKNAEEIEAAVLKLHEQRKLYFLVDTLEYLQKGGRIGKASAVLGTLLNIKPVLSIDNEGIIYAVEKIRGQKKAMERIIQMFEQDFAGQRINIAVGHTANPASAETFISLIETRFELGEVVYPNIGAVIGSHVGFGTIAIFVWPA